AGAGATTGACGGCGATACCAGCCAAGGGCAATTCAGGCGAGAAAGGCACTCGGAACGGGCGAGGCAGATCGGGCCGCTCCCAGCGCAACACCAGGACGCCGAGGGACACCGCCGTGAAGGCGGCGAGCGTCCCGATGCTGACGAGATCGGCCAGGGCATCCAGCGGCACGGTCGCGGCCAACCCACCTGTGACCACCCCCAGCAGGATGGTGGCGGTCACAGGCACCCCCCGCCCGGCCGAAACGCGGCCCATCAGCGCGGGCATCAGGCCATCACGGGCCATCACGAACAGGATTCGGGTCTGGCCGATGGAAGCGACCAGGATCACGGCCAGCACCCCGACCACCGCCACGCACGAAAGGAGCATCGCCGCGATGGGATGTCCCGCCAGGTCAAGCGCGCGAGCGAGGGGTTCCTGGGCTGATTTCAGGACATTCAGGGGCACCACCCCCAGCAGTACGGCCGTGACGGCGATGTAGAGCGTCGCGACCAGCCCAAGACCGACCATCATGGCACGGGGCACGTCACGCTGGGGGTTTTCACATTCCTCCGCCACCGTGGATACCGCATCGAAGCCGATGAAAAGGAAAAACAACACGGCAGCGCCCGTCACGACGCCCGAGGCACCAAACGGCAAAAATGGGGTGAAGTGCGTCGCCTGAACAGCCGGCAGACACAGCATCACGAACATGAGCAACACGCCGATCTTCGCCGCGACCAGGCCATTGTTGAACTGCGCACTGGCGCGGATGCCCACCAGCAAAAGGATGGTGGGCAAGGCCACGGCGATCGCCGCGGGCAGGTTGAGCCAGCCGAACGTCGGGCCCAGCGGAACGGCCAGACCGGCGGCTTCGTAGACCGTCGCCGGGATCGGCTGGCCGGTGGCCACCATCCACGCGGGGGGCAGGGACAGGCCCATGCCCCTGAGCAAGGCCTGCACATAGCCGCCCCATCCCGCCGCCACGGCACTGTTCGACAGACCGTACTCCAGCAGCAGGTTCCAACCAACCAGCCAGGCCACCCCCTCGCCCAAGGTCGCATAGGCGTAACTGTAGGCGCTGCCCGCCGCCGGAATCAGGACGGCCAGCTCGGCATAGCAAAACGCCGCGATCGCACAGGCGAGGCCGGCCAGCAGGAAGGAGATCAGGATCCCTGGTCCGGCGGTCTGGGCCGCCACGACCCCGGGCAAGACAAAAATCCCCGCCCCGATCGTGCAGCCGATGCCGATCGCAACCAGCGACCAGAATCCCAGCACCCGACGCAACGCCGCCGGCGAGTCGGGGGCGCTTCCTGCGGACCGATCGGCCACGATGGATTTTCGGCGGCTCAAGGCCGCAAAGAATTGCCCGGCGTTTGCCACGTGAGGCTCCTTTCCAAGGGGGGCGGCTGGTCCCAGCGTTCCGGCACTCGGCCCGGCCGTGCGCGCCAGGGATGCCTGGCGCCTCATCGTTCGGGCATTCTACCCGCTCGGCTGCAACTCCCTGCCAGCCAGCGGGCGTGCTATCTTGGAGCCTGCAGCCCACGTTCGCCCCTTCCCCCGTTTGGAGGCTTCATGCGACAGAGTCCGCGGACCGCCCTGGCCGCGCTGATGGTCGGTGGCGCATTGTTGGCCTCGCCACCTGGCCAGGCCCTCGCCGCGGCGGTCGCCCCCGCCGCAGCGCCGCTTCCGACCCCCACGCCCCGCCCGCAGACCATCGTGGCCCCCTTCGGCATCCCGCTCTTCGGCCAACCGGTGCCGAGCGTGACCCAGCGCCCGCTGGCCATTCCCGCCGCGCGCGTGCGGCTGAGAGACCTGGGCATCCGGATCGGTCGCCTGCCGACCGGGCCTTGGAATGCCATCACCGACGTGAAAGGCGTGAAGGTCGGTCACGTCAGCCTGGTGGCGGGTGAAGGGAAGTTGATCCCGGGACGTGGCCCCGTTCGCACCGGTGTGACGGCGATCGTTCCCCGCGATGACGTTTGGCGCAACAAGGTGTTTGCCTCGGGCTTCGTCCTGAACGGCAACGGCTCGATGACCGCGCTGGATTGGGTCAAGGAGGCTGGCTGTCTGGAGACACCCATCCTGTTGACGAACACGCTCTCGGCCAACCGGGTGGCCGATGCGCTGGTCTCCTGGATGATGCGGCAGTATCCCGATATCGGCGTGAAGGATGATGTGGTGCTGCCGTGCGTGGCCGAATGCGATGACAGCTTCCTGAATGACCAGCGGGGTCGTCACGTGCGCGAACCCCACGTGTTCGCGGCGCTGGATCTGGCCCGCTCCGGACCGGTGGCCGAGGGGGCGGTGGGGGCCGGCACCGGCATGGTGGCCTACCGTTTCAAGGCCGGGATCGGCACCTCGAGCCGAGTCCTGCCCGGCCATCAAGGCGGCTGGACGGTCGGGGTGCTGGTCAATGCGAACATGGGCTGGCGTGAGCATCTGCGGATTGCCGGGGTGCCCGTGGGCCTGCGCATCAATGACCTCCTGCCCCAGGCCCGCCCCGGCGAAGGCTCGATCATCGTGATCGTGGCGACGGACGCGCCGCTTCTGCCCCATCAGCTGGAGCGCCTGGCCAAACGAGCCACCCTCGGCCTGGCCCGCACCGGCTCGATCGCCGCCCATTCATCCGGGGATTTTGTGCTGGCCTTCTCCACCGCGGCCCACGTGCCTCACACGCCCACCGACCCATCCATGAGAATCTCGGCGGTTCACAATCTCCATACCAGTCCGCTTTTCGAAGCGGTGGTGGAGGCCACGGAAGAATCGATTGGCAATGCCTTGACCATGGCCACCACGATGATCGGGCGAGACGGACACACGGTCTACGCCCTTCCGCTTGATCGCCTCAAGGCGCTGCTCGCCGCGGAGGGACGCCTCGAGCGATAGCGTTGGCGCATGACACCGGGCCCTCGGTCTGCTAACGTGGTTGAGCCATCACACCGTTGCCGGATCACCGCCCACGATGCGCCTGCCTTTCTTCCCAGCCGCCTTGTGCCTCGCGTCGGCGTTCGTGTGCCCGCTGCCCGGCGAGGCCGCCACCGTCGACACCTGGCTCGAACCCGCCCGTTGGGATGCCAAGCGGGGCATTCTGGTCATTCCCTATCGTGGGACCTTTCCGCATCACGTGATGCGACGCAGCAGCCCCAATCAGTACACGATCGATTTTGAGGCA
The sequence above is a segment of the Candidatus Sericytochromatia bacterium genome. Coding sequences within it:
- a CDS encoding amino acid permease, which codes for MANAGQFFAALSRRKSIVADRSAGSAPDSPAALRRVLGFWSLVAIGIGCTIGAGIFVLPGVVAAQTAGPGILISFLLAGLACAIAAFCYAELAVLIPAAGSAYSYAYATLGEGVAWLVGWNLLLEYGLSNSAVAAGWGGYVQALLRGMGLSLPPAWMVATGQPIPATVYEAAGLAVPLGPTFGWLNLPAAIAVALPTILLLVGIRASAQFNNGLVAAKIGVLLMFVMLCLPAVQATHFTPFLPFGASGVVTGAAVLFFLFIGFDAVSTVAEECENPQRDVPRAMMVGLGLVATLYIAVTAVLLGVVPLNVLKSAQEPLARALDLAGHPIAAMLLSCVAVVGVLAVILVASIGQTRILFVMARDGLMPALMGRVSAGRGVPVTATILLGVVTGGLAATVPLDALADLVSIGTLAAFTAVSLGVLVLRWERPDLPRPFRVPFSPELPLAGIAVNLWLMSSLPAAVWIRFAVWMALGIAIYLLWGMRGASRRFETRPPEEVA
- a CDS encoding P1 family peptidase codes for the protein MRQSPRTALAALMVGGALLASPPGQALAAAVAPAAAPLPTPTPRPQTIVAPFGIPLFGQPVPSVTQRPLAIPAARVRLRDLGIRIGRLPTGPWNAITDVKGVKVGHVSLVAGEGKLIPGRGPVRTGVTAIVPRDDVWRNKVFASGFVLNGNGSMTALDWVKEAGCLETPILLTNTLSANRVADALVSWMMRQYPDIGVKDDVVLPCVAECDDSFLNDQRGRHVREPHVFAALDLARSGPVAEGAVGAGTGMVAYRFKAGIGTSSRVLPGHQGGWTVGVLVNANMGWREHLRIAGVPVGLRINDLLPQARPGEGSIIVIVATDAPLLPHQLERLAKRATLGLARTGSIAAHSSGDFVLAFSTAAHVPHTPTDPSMRISAVHNLHTSPLFEAVVEATEESIGNALTMATTMIGRDGHTVYALPLDRLKALLAAEGRLER